The Deinococcus metalli genome window below encodes:
- a CDS encoding DdrH, translated as MTNPAASNPYAEWFERLRAEYGEQLGQMPLPDGLPEHLRVLIRSGDEEAIQFMLKLAWQFGAQVGYAAGARQNEEQVTVMRPSRSVQA; from the coding sequence ATGACGAACCCTGCTGCGAGCAATCCGTATGCCGAGTGGTTCGAGCGGCTCCGCGCGGAGTACGGCGAGCAACTCGGCCAGATGCCCCTCCCCGACGGCCTTCCCGAACACCTGCGCGTGCTGATCCGCAGCGGCGACGAGGAAGCCATCCAGTTCATGCTCAAGCTCGCGTGGCAGTTCGGCGCGCAGGTGGGCTATGCCGCCGGCGCCCGCCAGAACGAGGAACAGGTCACCGTGATGCGCCCGTCACGCAGCGTCCAGGCCTGA